Proteins encoded in a region of the Triticum dicoccoides isolate Atlit2015 ecotype Zavitan chromosome 3A, WEW_v2.0, whole genome shotgun sequence genome:
- the LOC119269204 gene encoding insulin-degrading enzyme-like 1, peroxisomal isoform X1: MAAAAGNVEFIRARSDKREYRRLLLPNALECLLISDADTDKAAACMEVGVGSFSDPEGLEGLAHFLEHMLFYASEKYPGEQDYTKYISEHGGSSNAFTSSETTNFYFDVNADNFEEALDRFAQFFIKPLMSQDAVLREIKAVDSEHKKNLLSDGWRMHQLQKHLASKDHPYHKFSTGSWETLETKPKERGLDIRLELLKFYENYSANLMHLVVYGKESLDCIQSLVESLFSHVKNTDQRSFKCPSQPLSAEHLQLLVKAIPIIEGDYLKISWPVTPNIQFYKEGPCRYLSHLIGHEGEGSIFHIIKELGWAMDLVAGASSDSNEYSFFSVGMRLTDAGHDHMEDIIGMVFKYIHLLKEDGIHEWIFDELASINETEFHYQDKVHPISYVTATVSSMRLFPPEEWLVGESLPSKYAPNRINMILDELSPERVRILCESKKFEGSTNCAEPWYNTSYAIENVTPYMIKQWIQKAPTEKLYLPKPNIFVPKDLSLKEVPDKVTFPTILRKTPLSRLRYKPDMLFFTPKVYIIIDFHCPLSSHSPEAAVSTSLFVDLLVDYLNAYAYDAQIAGLFFSIYLTSTGFQVSVGGYNDKMRVLLHAIMKQIVNFVVKPNRFSALKETSVKDYQNFNFSQPYSQASYYLSLILEEKKWPLVEKLQALSKLESDSLAKFVPHLLSKTYLECYVQGNIEPGEAESIVQEIEDTIFNTPNSVFKPMSPSQYLVKRVIMLEKEIKCCYQIEGLNQKNENSSVVQYIQVHQDDALSNIKLELFSLISSQPAFNQLRTVEQLGYITYLSLRSDRGVWALEVVIQSTVKDPSYLDSRIDEFFKTFESKIHELSDKDFKRNVKSLIDSKLEKFNNLWEESGFYWGEIEAGTLKFDRVESEVALLRELKKEEFIEFFDEYIKVDAPQRRTVSVQVFSGNHLAEFKKAIAEADPPKTCRITDIFGFKRSRPLHRSLKGGPGLITMD, encoded by the exons atggcggcggcggcgggcaatgTGGAGTTCATCCGCGCGCGCAGCGACAAGCGGGAGTACCGCCGCCTGCTGCTCCCCAACGCGCTCGAGTGCCTCCTCATCAGCGACGCCGACACCGACAAG GCGGCGGCGTGTATGGAGGTCGGCGTGGGCTCGTTCAGCGACCCGGAGGGGCTCGAGGGCCTCGCGCACTTCCTCG AGCATATGCTGTTTTATGCCAGCGAGAAATACCCTGGAGAACAAGATTATACAAAATATATCTCGGAG CACGGTGGTTCTTCCAATGCCTTTACATCCTCCGAGACAACGAATTTCTATTTTGATGTTAACGCGGACAATTTCGAAGAAGCCTTAGATAG ATTTGCCCAGTTCTTCATTAAGCCACTGATGTCGCAGGATGCTGTTCTTAGAGAGATCAAGGCTGTTGATTCTG AACACAAGAAAAATCTGTTGTCAGATGGCTGGAGAATGCATCAG CTTCAAAAGCATCTGGCCTCAAAGGATCATCCTTACCATAAATTCAGTACGG GAAGTTGGGAAACACTGGAAACTAAACCAAAAGAGAGGGGTTTGGACATCAGGCTTGAGCTTCTCAAGTTTTACGAGAATTATTCAGCAAATCTGATGCATCTTGTTGTTTATGGAAAAG AGAGTCTCGATTGCATTCAAAGCTTAGTTGAAAGCCTGTTTAGTCACGTCAAAAACACGGACCAGAGAAGCTTCAAATGTCCAAGTCAGCCCCTTTCAGCTGAACATTTACAG CTTCTTGTCAAAGCAATCCCAATAATAGAAGGCGACTACCTAAAAATATCATGGCCAGTTACACCTAACATCCAGTTCTACAAAGAAGGTCCTTGCCGTTATCTCAGTCATCTTATTGGGCATGAAGGCGAGGGATCCATCTTCCATATTATAAAGGAATTAG GATGGGCCATGGATTTGGTGGCTGGTGCCAGCAGTGACAGCAATGAATACTCTTTTTTCTCAGTAGGCATGAGGCTCACTGATGCTGGTCATG ACCACATGGAGGATATTATTGGGATGGTCTTCAAATACATCCACCTATTAAAAGAAGATGGAATCCATGAATGGATATTTGATGAG CTTGCGTCAATAAATGAAACAGAATTCCACTATCAAGACAAAGTCCATCCAATCAGCTATGTCACAGCTACTGTCTCAAGCATGCGG TTGTTCCCACCAGAGGAATGGCTGGTTGGAGAATCATTGCCGTCAAAGTATGCGCCAAATAGAATAAATATGATACTTGATGAATTGTCACCCGAAAGAGTTAG AATACTCTGTGAATCTAAAAAGTTTGAAGGATCTACCAATTGTGCTGAGCCCTGGTACAATACATCATATGCTATTGAAAATGTCACTCCATACATGATAAAG CAATGGATTCAAAAAGCTCCTACTGAGAAGCTTTATCTCCCAAAGCCTAACATTTTCGTTCCAAAGGATTTATCTCTTAAAGAAGTGCCAGACAAG GTTACATTTCCGACAATATTAAGGAAGACGCCACTTTCACGGCTGCGGTATAAGCCCGACATGCTGTTCTTCACTCCGAAGGTTTACATTATAATTGATTTCCACTGCCCATTGTCAAGCCACTCCCCCGAAGCAGCCGTATCTACAAGTCTCTTTGTCGATTTGTTAGTCGATTACTTGAATGCTTATG CTTATGATGCTCAAATTGCGGGTTTATTCTTTTCGATATATCTTACTTCTACTGGATTCCAG GTGTCTGTAGGTGGTTACAATGACAAGATGAGAGTTCTGCTACATGCCATAATGAAGCAAATAGTGAACTTTGTAGTTAAACCAAACAGGTTTTCTGCCCTGAAG GAAACTTCTGTCAAGGACTACCAAAATTTTAACTTCAGCCAACCATACTCTCAAGCTTCGTATTATCTCTCATTAATATTGGAAGAGAAAAAATGGCCTTTGGTAGAGAAACTTCAAGCTCTTTCTAAGCTTGAGTCAGATTCTCTTGCGAAGTTTGTGCCGCACTTGCTATCGAAGACATACTTGGAATGCTATGTTCAAG GAAACATTGAGCCAGGTGAGGCTGAGTCTATTGTCCAGGAGATTGAAGATACTATATTTAACACCCCCAATTCTGTATTCAAACCCATGTCTCCATCACAATACCTGGTCAAGAGGGTTATCATGCTTGAAAAAGAGATAAAATGCTGCTACCAAATTGAAGGATTAAATCAGAAGAATGAGAATTCATCGGTTGTCCAATATATTCAG GTCCATCAGGACGACGCCCTCTCAAATATCAAACTCGAGTTGTTCTCTCTAATTTCTAGTCAGCCTGCTTTCAACCAGCTGCGGACTGTTGAGCAACTTGGGTATATAACATATCTTTCTCTGAG ATCTGATCGTGGAGTCTGGGCACTCGAGGTTGTTATTCAATCCACAGTGAAG GATCCTTCATATCTTGATTCTAGAATTGATGAATTCTTTAAGACATTCGAAAGCAAAATCCATGAACTGTCCGACAAGGATTTCAAG AGAAATGTCAAATCACTTATTGATTCGAAACTGGAGAAATTTAATAACTTGTGGGAGGAATCTGGGTTCTACTGGGGAGAGATTGAAGCCGGAACTCTCAAGTTTGATAGGGTTGAGTCTGAG GTTGCTCTCCTAAGAGAGCTCAAGAAAGAAGAATTCATCGAATTCTTCGACGAGTACATAAAGGTGGACGCCCCTCAAAGGAGGACAGTAAGCGTGCAGGTCTTCAGTGGCAACCATTTGGCAGAGTTCAAGAAGGCGATTGCCGAGGCTGATCCGCCCAAAACCTGCCGGATTACCGACATATTCGGCTTCAAGCGATCAAGGCCTCTGCACCGCTCGCTGAAGGGAGGTCCAGGCCTGATCACAATGGACTGA
- the LOC119272571 gene encoding uncharacterized protein LOC119272571 yields the protein MGGGGSDGSFGMGGGASASQGNDGDGGRAQSPVQMNGGDGAASSPIQVHEAGGASSHVQVCEDGGASSPVQVHEDGGASSPVQVHEDGGASSPVNVDDGRARATCLFAQGDGVGGGGGPGRISILRPSMAPPDDVAGNSGENEGSKKAKKNIKKKKKGNLCGFKSRFNSKRLAQIGKQISPEKQRIIREGPFGDLLDIRSFKVPHELIEFVAMNTNHVLSEFKHKNKSIIFSKLMVKRIFNVPSGDRPVKILKKSDEHDIRNIYKEGNRAPIAHVVKLLTSCSEEDVDMINRTWALLALATVLCPGTGNMVNLEYLASLEDMSLVHEFAWDEHLLARAMEEVGVFQEKKRMQANAEKEFQIASCLPMLAIIYMDHVDIPAGLPNEHAIDYSVPRIRFVCQKDFEWLDKVDKNKLTLIQPFYGKHTHIRSLCNTPYAAQLVGQEVGAEAASGQGGGAEAPSGQGISGQGSQVQGAENQAKNSQSNEAQQNVDAEPHLSSSLNEWLQQSFPSMQDLRVPTQFQMLYDKHKGFFAAEVDDIVGKFGQCLKGLQCSRMAALLRDVGDVVTATSEPNFSFEAPIMDECHGKENDAKAANDGIGAQAQAEGTTPSINKDEVTGLKQQVATEAAETREQQRVSFEMEGNVSPHSPPLFYDAPRSATAGIWDDEPSCELFPKGSEDYEMMHCTDEPITKKSTVSPIFENIPVFPVSDDDDSPTPNMVATEEHFVEASSGPSTHDKNTRKKRMAKVPAVKNTKAKKQKVDAAAAMYEKYVKHGKPLRRSHANEQVTPFIKMGGFYIGYKKFLVCFKPRGDMNDEVMSLCIEMNNMTSRAASGTNRKKYMFSVHAGMLLKQDPTTFQPAKLIPELERAVTKFKANKYDLLFFTIVHDKHWIIVCANLLYKQWNVFDSIHSKGKQSPLKKQANNLITNFAALAQEYSQFNVDVGSFARVDLEDYPKQDNLCDCGFFGLKYVENFDGKSMKEFNQEDVARYRMDVVHNLCTHPMNNAPMERAFKEELAA from the exons ATGGGTGGTGGTGGCAGTGATGGTAGCTTCGGCATGGGAGGTGGTGCTTCGGCAAGCCAAGGGAATGATGGTGATGGTGGTCGAGCTCAATCTCCGGTCCAAATGAATGGTGGTGATGGTGCTGCGAGCTCTCCGATTCAAGTTCATGAAGCTGGTGGTGCGAGCTCTCATGTTCAAGTTTGTGAAGATGGTGGTGCGAGCTCCCCGGTTCAAGTTCATGAAGATGGTGGTGCGAGCTCTCCGGTTCAAGTTCATGAAGATGGTGGTGCGAGCTCTCCGGTCAATGTGGATGATG GGCGAGCGCGGGCGACGTGCTTGTTCGCGCAGGgcgacggcgtcggcggcggcggcggcccaggGCGGATCTCCATTCTCCGGCCATCTATGGCTCCCCCCGATG aTGTTGCAGGTAACTCTGGTGAGAATGAGGGGagtaagaaggctaagaagaatattaagaagaagaagaaaggcaatCTATGTGGCTTTAAGTCAAGGTTTAACTCAAAAAGGCTGGCTCAGATTGGGAAGCAAATATCACCGGAAAAACAGAGAATCATAAGGGAGGGACCGTTTGGAGACTTGTTGGACATCCGGTCTTTCAAGGTGCCCCATGAGCTCATTGAGTTTGTTGCGATGAACACGAATCACGTACTCTCTGAGTTCAAACACAAGAACAAATCTATCATCTTCAGCAAGCTTATGGTGAAAAGGATTTTCAACGTGCCATCCGGTGATAGACCCGTGAAGATTCTAAAGAAGAGTGATGAACATGATATTCGCAACATTTACAAGGAGGGGAACAGGGCTCCAATCGCCCATGTTGTCAAGTTGCTCACTAGTTGCAGTGAGGAGGACGTGGATATGATAAATAGGACTTGGGCACTCCTTGCGTTGGCAACAGTTTTGTGCCCAGGCACGGGCAATATGGTGAACCTTGAGTATCTTGCTTCCTTGGAAGATATGTCTTTGGTGCATGAGTTCGCTTGGGATGAGCACTTGTTGGCACGAGCGATGGAGGAGGTTGGAGTCTTTCAAGAGAAGAAGAGGATGCAAGCAAACGCAGAAAAAGagttccagattgcttcatgcctcCCCATGTTAGCG ATCATATACATGGATCATGTTGATATCCCGGCTGGCCTCCCAAATGAGCATGCTATTGATTATTCCGTGCCGAGGATACGTTTTGTTTGCCAAAAGGATTTTGAGTGGCTGGATAAAGTTGACAAGAACAAGCTCACTCTTATCCAACCTTTCTACGGGAAACACACCCAT ATCCGGAGTTTGTGCAACACCCCCTATGCAGCACAACTTGTGGGACAGGAAGTTGGTGCTGAAGCAGCTAGTGGGCAGGGAGGTGGTGCTGAAGCACCTAGTGGCCAAGGAATTAGTGGCCAAGGAAGCCAAGTTCAAGgtgctgaaaatcaagcaaagaactcTCAATCAAACGAGGCTCAACAAAATGTTGATGCTGAACCACACCTATCATCATCGCTGAACGAGTGGCTGCAGCAATCATTCCCTAGCATGCAAGATCTAAGG GTACCAACTCAGTTTCAAATGCTTTACGACAAGCACAAGGGTTTTTTTGCAGCGGAGGTGGATGATATTGTAGGCAAGTTTGGACAGTGTTTAAAGGGATTGCAGTGCAGCCGGATGGCTGCCCTCCTTCGCGATGTTGGAGACGTCGTCACAGCTACCAGTGAGCCCAACTTCTCCTTCGAAGCACCTATCATGGACGAATGTCACGGAAAAGAGAATGATGCTAAAGCTGCAAATGATGGCATTGGTGCTCAAGCTCAAGCTGAAGGTACAACACCTAGCATTAACAAGGATGAAGTCACCGGATTGAAGCAACAAGTAGCAACCGAGGCTGCTGAAACTCGTGAGCAACAACGAGTGAGTTTCGAGATGGAAGGGAACGTCTCACCTCACAGCCCCCCACTCTTCTATGATGCACCCAGGAGTGCGACAGCTGGCATTTGGGACGACGAACCATCCTGTGAGTTGTTCCCAAAGGGCTCCGAAGACTACGAGATGATGCATTGCACGGATGAGCCTATAACCAAGAAAAGCACAGTCAGCCCCATTTTTGAAAACATCCCCGTGTTCCCTGTTTCAGACGATGATGACAGCCCAA ctcctaaTATGGTCGCTACAGAAGAGCATTTTGTTGAGGCAAGCAGTGGCCCTAGCACACATGACAAGAACACTAGGAAGAAGAGGATGGCCAAAGTTCCAGCGGTAAAAAATACCAAGGCAAAGAAGCAAAAGGTTGATGCAGCTGCAGCCATGTATGAGAAGTATGTAAAGCATGGGAAACCATTGAGGAGATCACATGCCAATGAACAAGT GACACCTTTCATCAAGATGGGTGGATTTTACATTGGATACAAGAAATTCCTGGTATGCTTCAAGCCTCGTGGGGATATGAATGATGAGGTTATGTCCCTATGTATCGAGATGAACAACATGACATCCCGTGCAGCAAGTGGTACGAATCGGAAGAAATACATGTTCTCAGTCCACGCGGGG ATGCTACTAAAACAAGACCCAACAACCTTCCAACCAGCAAAACTCATACCCGAGCTTGAAAGGGCTGTGACAAAGTTCAAGGCGAATAAATATGACCTC CTTTTTTTCACAATTGTTCATGATAAGCACTGGATAATTGTTTGCGCAAACTTGCTATACAAGCAGTGGAATGTATTTGACTCAATCCATTCAAAAGGAAAACAATCTCCTTTGAAGAAGCAAGCAAATAACCTG ATCACAAACTTTGCAGCCCTCGCACAAGAGTACAGCCAATTCAATGTCGATGTTGGATCCTTCGCCCGTGTTGACCTAGAGGATTACCCAAAGCAAGATAACCT ATGTGATTGTGGCTTTTTCGGGCTCAAATATGTGGAGAACTTTGATGGGAAGTCAATGAAAGAGTTCAATCAG GAAGACGTGGCGCGATACCGCATGGATGTGGTGCACAACCTTTGCACTCACCCAATGAACAATGCCCCAATGGAGCGGGCATTCAAGGAAGAGTTGGCGGCTTAA
- the LOC119269204 gene encoding insulin-degrading enzyme-like 1, peroxisomal isoform X2 yields MWSSSARAATSGSTAACCSPTRSSASSSATPTPTRRRRVWRSAWARSATRRGSRASRTSSSICCFMPARNTLENKIIQNISRRFAQFFIKPLMSQDAVLREIKAVDSEHKKNLLSDGWRMHQLQKHLASKDHPYHKFSTGSWETLETKPKERGLDIRLELLKFYENYSANLMHLVVYGKESLDCIQSLVESLFSHVKNTDQRSFKCPSQPLSAEHLQLLVKAIPIIEGDYLKISWPVTPNIQFYKEGPCRYLSHLIGHEGEGSIFHIIKELGWAMDLVAGASSDSNEYSFFSVGMRLTDAGHDHMEDIIGMVFKYIHLLKEDGIHEWIFDELASINETEFHYQDKVHPISYVTATVSSMRLFPPEEWLVGESLPSKYAPNRINMILDELSPERVRILCESKKFEGSTNCAEPWYNTSYAIENVTPYMIKQWIQKAPTEKLYLPKPNIFVPKDLSLKEVPDKVTFPTILRKTPLSRLRYKPDMLFFTPKVYIIIDFHCPLSSHSPEAAVSTSLFVDLLVDYLNAYAYDAQIAGLFFSIYLTSTGFQVSVGGYNDKMRVLLHAIMKQIVNFVVKPNRFSALKETSVKDYQNFNFSQPYSQASYYLSLILEEKKWPLVEKLQALSKLESDSLAKFVPHLLSKTYLECYVQGNIEPGEAESIVQEIEDTIFNTPNSVFKPMSPSQYLVKRVIMLEKEIKCCYQIEGLNQKNENSSVVQYIQVHQDDALSNIKLELFSLISSQPAFNQLRTVEQLGYITYLSLRSDRGVWALEVVIQSTVKDPSYLDSRIDEFFKTFESKIHELSDKDFKRNVKSLIDSKLEKFNNLWEESGFYWGEIEAGTLKFDRVESEVALLRELKKEEFIEFFDEYIKVDAPQRRTVSVQVFSGNHLAEFKKAIAEADPPKTCRITDIFGFKRSRPLHRSLKGGPGLITMD; encoded by the exons atgTGGAGTTCATCCGCGCGCGCAGCGACAAGCGGGAGTACCGCCGCCTGCTGCTCCCCAACGCGCTCGAGTGCCTCCTCATCAGCGACGCCGACACCGACAAG GCGGCGGCGTGTATGGAGGTCGGCGTGGGCTCGTTCAGCGACCCGGAGGGGCTCGAGGGCCTCGCGCACTTCCTCG AGCATATGCTGTTTTATGCCAGCGAGAAATACCCTGGAGAACAAGATTATACAAAATATATCTCGGAG ATTTGCCCAGTTCTTCATTAAGCCACTGATGTCGCAGGATGCTGTTCTTAGAGAGATCAAGGCTGTTGATTCTG AACACAAGAAAAATCTGTTGTCAGATGGCTGGAGAATGCATCAG CTTCAAAAGCATCTGGCCTCAAAGGATCATCCTTACCATAAATTCAGTACGG GAAGTTGGGAAACACTGGAAACTAAACCAAAAGAGAGGGGTTTGGACATCAGGCTTGAGCTTCTCAAGTTTTACGAGAATTATTCAGCAAATCTGATGCATCTTGTTGTTTATGGAAAAG AGAGTCTCGATTGCATTCAAAGCTTAGTTGAAAGCCTGTTTAGTCACGTCAAAAACACGGACCAGAGAAGCTTCAAATGTCCAAGTCAGCCCCTTTCAGCTGAACATTTACAG CTTCTTGTCAAAGCAATCCCAATAATAGAAGGCGACTACCTAAAAATATCATGGCCAGTTACACCTAACATCCAGTTCTACAAAGAAGGTCCTTGCCGTTATCTCAGTCATCTTATTGGGCATGAAGGCGAGGGATCCATCTTCCATATTATAAAGGAATTAG GATGGGCCATGGATTTGGTGGCTGGTGCCAGCAGTGACAGCAATGAATACTCTTTTTTCTCAGTAGGCATGAGGCTCACTGATGCTGGTCATG ACCACATGGAGGATATTATTGGGATGGTCTTCAAATACATCCACCTATTAAAAGAAGATGGAATCCATGAATGGATATTTGATGAG CTTGCGTCAATAAATGAAACAGAATTCCACTATCAAGACAAAGTCCATCCAATCAGCTATGTCACAGCTACTGTCTCAAGCATGCGG TTGTTCCCACCAGAGGAATGGCTGGTTGGAGAATCATTGCCGTCAAAGTATGCGCCAAATAGAATAAATATGATACTTGATGAATTGTCACCCGAAAGAGTTAG AATACTCTGTGAATCTAAAAAGTTTGAAGGATCTACCAATTGTGCTGAGCCCTGGTACAATACATCATATGCTATTGAAAATGTCACTCCATACATGATAAAG CAATGGATTCAAAAAGCTCCTACTGAGAAGCTTTATCTCCCAAAGCCTAACATTTTCGTTCCAAAGGATTTATCTCTTAAAGAAGTGCCAGACAAG GTTACATTTCCGACAATATTAAGGAAGACGCCACTTTCACGGCTGCGGTATAAGCCCGACATGCTGTTCTTCACTCCGAAGGTTTACATTATAATTGATTTCCACTGCCCATTGTCAAGCCACTCCCCCGAAGCAGCCGTATCTACAAGTCTCTTTGTCGATTTGTTAGTCGATTACTTGAATGCTTATG CTTATGATGCTCAAATTGCGGGTTTATTCTTTTCGATATATCTTACTTCTACTGGATTCCAG GTGTCTGTAGGTGGTTACAATGACAAGATGAGAGTTCTGCTACATGCCATAATGAAGCAAATAGTGAACTTTGTAGTTAAACCAAACAGGTTTTCTGCCCTGAAG GAAACTTCTGTCAAGGACTACCAAAATTTTAACTTCAGCCAACCATACTCTCAAGCTTCGTATTATCTCTCATTAATATTGGAAGAGAAAAAATGGCCTTTGGTAGAGAAACTTCAAGCTCTTTCTAAGCTTGAGTCAGATTCTCTTGCGAAGTTTGTGCCGCACTTGCTATCGAAGACATACTTGGAATGCTATGTTCAAG GAAACATTGAGCCAGGTGAGGCTGAGTCTATTGTCCAGGAGATTGAAGATACTATATTTAACACCCCCAATTCTGTATTCAAACCCATGTCTCCATCACAATACCTGGTCAAGAGGGTTATCATGCTTGAAAAAGAGATAAAATGCTGCTACCAAATTGAAGGATTAAATCAGAAGAATGAGAATTCATCGGTTGTCCAATATATTCAG GTCCATCAGGACGACGCCCTCTCAAATATCAAACTCGAGTTGTTCTCTCTAATTTCTAGTCAGCCTGCTTTCAACCAGCTGCGGACTGTTGAGCAACTTGGGTATATAACATATCTTTCTCTGAG ATCTGATCGTGGAGTCTGGGCACTCGAGGTTGTTATTCAATCCACAGTGAAG GATCCTTCATATCTTGATTCTAGAATTGATGAATTCTTTAAGACATTCGAAAGCAAAATCCATGAACTGTCCGACAAGGATTTCAAG AGAAATGTCAAATCACTTATTGATTCGAAACTGGAGAAATTTAATAACTTGTGGGAGGAATCTGGGTTCTACTGGGGAGAGATTGAAGCCGGAACTCTCAAGTTTGATAGGGTTGAGTCTGAG GTTGCTCTCCTAAGAGAGCTCAAGAAAGAAGAATTCATCGAATTCTTCGACGAGTACATAAAGGTGGACGCCCCTCAAAGGAGGACAGTAAGCGTGCAGGTCTTCAGTGGCAACCATTTGGCAGAGTTCAAGAAGGCGATTGCCGAGGCTGATCCGCCCAAAACCTGCCGGATTACCGACATATTCGGCTTCAAGCGATCAAGGCCTCTGCACCGCTCGCTGAAGGGAGGTCCAGGCCTGATCACAATGGACTGA